In Miscanthus floridulus cultivar M001 chromosome 8, ASM1932011v1, whole genome shotgun sequence, the sequence ggcattatgggcatataggatggcctatcatggatcgattaaaacattGCCTTATGAAGTtatgtatggtcataatgcagtcctcCCTTGGGAAATTCGAACTAAATCGAggcgtgttacattgcaaaatgatttattaACCAAAGTctataagaatcttatgatagacgacttagaggacttgagttgccattggctacatgctcttgagaatatcgaagccaataaacaaaAGATtgtaaaatattacaataaaaaagtcaagggcaagcaattttctgaaggagacttagtctagaaagtaaaattgctgatcgggtcaaaggatagcgagttcggcaaatggtcgcctaattgggaaggaccttgttggattaaacgttgtgcacctggcaatgcttatgttctggaaacactaggaggagaagaagagtttggTAGAGCAATCAacggaaaatatctaaagaaatattatcctagcatttggattaatacttgacagtcGATTAGTTCGATCATCggttctaatagccgataccaaaagggtatcgcctctagttcaaaaaataaacccaaagggggAGAAGCTGGTacaatatgtatcacctataagagcaaagcaaacacggataaattgatgcatggaacatgaagtacgaagcaaaagaaaaatcacttaagacgaagaaattgtttgataatgtcacctattacaagctacatgtcagaaaacactttgtttactatATCATCAGCCTAGGAAGTAAGGGCTATAGAGTTGGTGGCATTGAAGAAATCCTtgaccaggcgctcatgatccccagggtgtGCTGTGGCTAGAAAactatggggaagaagccaaagctCATGGCCAAAACTAGCTTGCATAGtagccaatgccatggtagcaccatgacgaacgccatgaagagcgacctccctaacATGGTTCAGGATGTTGTGCAAGTGAACCACCGGAACGACGCCTCTAGCATTGATGAATCCCACCGCGTACTCCATAGCTGATCGGAGGCTTTCTAGCTAAgtcgatagatctaaaagattcaaaggagggatgatcaagatcttgaagacaaaattaagaagagatagaaagttgtggtaggcatgtcacccatgattctggccttaGCCTTGGCCAACATATCCTCCATCGGGTCAGCCTCGGAAGGCgatcgacatcgaaccatggctagagctgattctacaagggagaggcAGTCGATAAGATTCTAGCCAGCCCGATGGATGGAGGCAAGCGGATCATCATTGTCGATCCACCTCCTCAAATAGCAGGGGAGCTGGCGGTGAGCTATTGATGAGGATGACCCTAAAGGCTGAGCGGAATCAGCCCTATGCTTCAGGACGGTGGAGGCATCCCGAGTTGCACCCTCCTGGTGACAAAGGCGCTGGTGTGATGACGCAGATTTGTTGAGGACCTCCTCagtagacctcttgctgttctctatgatctcaaacctatgggaaagcaGAAATCGCACCAAAGACATAAAAGGTTTGGGACGAAGCAGATTGTTTTTCAATCCACAAccgtggcccatatatatagctcgAGAAGGTGAGAGGATAGACTTCACtagggttatggaattaaagttaGATATGGAAACAgatcgacactctagaaattcaggggatgGATCACAAAGAGAAcaaattcagacttattgcttcccataatcacaaaatatcgtgggatggatacgGAAGGGTTACATTGACCAGCGATCAACCCTCCAAGGTTTCTTTGGATTGTAGAGAACctagatccccacaaggccaaaggtcatcatgaaccgagtcacatcggcccgttGATAAAATTGCATCAGGAGAAGGAGAAAGGTCGCTTGCTTAACAGATGCCCAACTAATTTCTCAATGACTaggaaacaatgggaaagaaaaCTGCCTACTAAAAGATGCCCATTTCTTGGTGCCtgggaaactatgggaaagaagtctgtggttttttcaatgggcatttgatggagtgaacaaggggaaggtgtacacacattttagcccttgcaaacactagaacaactctataatcatggagagaagactcaggtgatatcacaagaattcttctacccgtagtagctgatcctcttacTCAACAAAgcgctaagatgagcgacacaatcaccctatgcacaagaattcttctaaccaccaAAGATCTTCATGGCAAAGAATTAGACATTGGAGGGTCTGGCGAAGCCAGAGGCACTCGAGAAAGCAGGCAGAAGAGAAATATAACTAAGTTGTTGAATTGCTCTCACCAGAgtcagatagacattttatagtcagCCTAGAAAGATAgatccaagcgcccgtgaagcaataatgctttcgtaaaagttttgaagcatgggctcataagctggcaAAGACGATGATAGATattagaccctagatcaagattctctatccaTGACTATGGACCTATCAAGGGtatagacatgataattttggaataaaattacttttatcccaaaattgggggtatgtgtttacaccaaaatttgggaagaagaattgtagaaactcgaaagctcccaagatcatgtcatcaaggaatcaattgcatgaggGTAGGAATCagttgattcgaatgcagcactggaatcagctctcttcagataacgccagcagataacgataaaagctacggttggcatcaggaaaaacatgttggactccacaaaaagggaaaaattagggtccaagttatcttaaatttggAATGTTTTCTCTCATGCCAAAGattatgatgagtcatgcttaagtaggattcatgcgtaggttccgggtataaatattggaccccggctattgtaaaggacacacaattaatcaaatacaagttacttacttttttggctctggccaccccttaggagtaagagtagagtagatctcgatgagtccttcagcgagcagggtagcatcggtctggccgacctctggcttgtctgtaagtaccatcatggcttatactactgtttgtatggctacatcgatccggtcgacctccattgtgactctggtataagctagttatcgactcttgtctagttcaagtatggctgcatcaattcggtcgacctccactgcttgaattagattaaggtcaagttatcagctctacctaagagtggcaatctttgatagattcattaagttatcgatcttgctgatgttcttatcgtcattagtttgaagcaacatcaacctgcccggtcgagatcaatttagatcggcctcatatcctttgggtccatcatttgctttgtcacaacatgATACTTCTTACAATGAACGATGGGTTGTGTTTTATCGGCGGTTCTATTTTGATCTTGGTTGcgcatagtacgtggttaaggcacgtatgatcttggaGAGGTTTGCCGGTTAGTTAAATCTAGTCTACGGTTTACTATAATGGCTGTAACGATTCGGTCGATCTCCACTAatagcactgtagattggaggatgctagttagtagatctattcttgaTTAGGTgcgaccttaactgtttgctatgcctgcatcggctaaatagctgatatCCTATGCGTTAACGCCTACAACATGTTTACATAATTCTGTGGaacatgaatagatctgtttactttaaaggtttgatttgttgtcttttttatggctgcatcgatccggtcgaaccccactattagagatagcgagttaggtctgatgagtccataggtttgtccatctgaaatagtcgattgtgcacacactgtagtcccttttcacttGAATTAGCTATTTCTGTTGATTCATTCAAGCCTTCACGTATAGTATGTCTTTCgaaaagcctgtcgaagtatggatggttttatggattctttggttttagtttgttactatcatcatagctgtcattgatccggtcgaacctcaccgttggtggtaacatattagattcagagcatttgtaggtccatttgtattagacagtcgatttgcttGCATGCTATATCTTTTATCGTTAGATTCGTactagtaatatccacctagatgatgatctcatttacatatacatgtactgtacctatcaacataaaatcaatcgctatccatgagctttatagtccgtaacagccgatttctgtgcgtatcaGCTATTTAATCATTCttcccatctggctgctcctgaagcggcacacttagaactgtctgggcacagactatcatgttctaccttaaattactgataaactttctctccttatcaattgcagggtcaaattgactggcacgtcttgggaggaatacgcaggattgattatccctacgttgaagccaggcggatctccagctccatcgagcaggcCCTTCCATCTTACTATGTGTTGACACATTTTCGTGCCAACAATagtcaattatttaattttagagaagcacacaaaatataaattagattacCTAGTTGGTGAACAATGTccgaataatgattacatagttaacaataatctaactatctttaggtgcatcaacaatgatgacctcattgtgatcaagccgtacgtaagccGATTTGTCACCCTCTTAAAGGATAGGTTGGGGTATGTTCGccctgaatggaggcatttcctgatagcccttgtagtcttcttcgtccgtcactccattgaCACCGATaatctttcttttcccttctaggactacttttagccttccttttgtcttgttgtcccttgcatagaagacttgcataacatctcttgcaacgACGAAGGGGGTCTTccctgtatgcggtcttagtgagatcaacggtagtgaaccctttgctgtcagtgttgatttccttgagTCAGACCCACTCGCAGTGAAAAATAGCTGCCTTCAATGGGCCATAGgttagctcccatatctcctctatgaaactatagtatgtcacctgcacgttgtcgttttcgtcgtgagcatcaaaacgaacaccacaattttggtatgtgctctttccatcttgctttttatgtaaaatgtgaatccattgatctcatacccttggtacttaagatatgtacttgaaggttccttggctaaggcatccagttgattacccatcTTTATTCTAAGCAAGTGGTGTCGCAACAAGTTGATAAATTTGTCCTTatgtttttatccagccaagcttgtgacctgctcggatacagagtttgcagcgattgcctgtgcttgttaatgtatggcatcacaccctcggcttgctagagAATAGTGAACTGTGCCTatctgaaagaaatagggtcatTTATTGTAACAGATTTCTTCTCGATCGTTTCTTTGCCACGCAGTCTTCCCTCGTGActagattctagaactccgacccttttgatgtctagataatatgtgcaaaactcaatggcctccttcattgaccatccttcaaccatgcccccttctggcctgaatttgttcctaacataccttctgaaaactttcatcaatctttcgaaagtgcaggtacattgggccaagggctctaatttggtcaacaagatgaatgagcagatgcaatgagatatcaaagtaagtcggcgggaaatgcatctcaagcctaacgagagtttcggctatgtcccgctgcaactgctctagcatggacacatcaatgaccttttttgagatcgcgttgaagaacgagcacagCTTTATGATTAGGGTGCGAACCTTTGGGGgaaggataccacgtagggcaatagggagcagctaagtcataaagacatgatagtcatgggccttcatagggccataattgaacttgagttctctcatgttcactagcctcttcgggttcgcacagtagcccatcgggactttgagttcattgaagaaagaaataagcgcacgcttttctttcttcttcaatgtccatgacgcaaccggaagttcaaaCTAGCCATGCTCTAGCTTCACAggatgtagctccttcctgatttccaagtgttgcatgtccagacatgtggctagtgaatccttcgatgtccccctggTGTCCATCATGGTGTTAAGCGTGTTAgtgcacacatttttagtgatgtgcatgggatcaagacagtggcgtacactcaaaaatggccagtaaggtagtttttaGGAaatcaattttttcttccaaacgctcccattaggcgctgctactgcattgtccctcttcccaaggacaacctctagtttgttgagttctcaaagtatcgcaggtccgtctcgatattttagagctaagcgtttctcaatagtatcattgaaatcttttctattcctacgGCAAGGGTGATcattaggtaggaacctacagtgtcccatataaactatctttgagttatttggcagatttactgcatcagtgtcgtccaagcactcgacacatctagtatagccttttgtcttctctctagacaatgaacctcgacctagcagatcagtgattgtagcgataagtactcccttgatcatgacatgttcctttttgtactcgtcccaaacatctagcacacccttttcaaacatctccactagttcatcgatcactggttccagaaacatatcgatgtcattcctaggttgtcttagcccttggatcaatagtggcatctagatgtatgaccgcttcatacagacccaaggtggaaggttatatatacagagcgtcactggccaggtgctatgattgcttctaacctggtcgaaaggattcatcccatctgcgcttaaagcaaaccaaaggtgccttacctctccattgATGtcattatagaacatagtattgacagtcctccagtcatgcccatcggcggggtgcctcatcattgtatctttcttacgctcttcaccATGCTAGCGCAATAGTAGTTGACTTTGCACATGTAAATAGCCTATGTACCCggagagctatagggaaataccaaatgacctttacgagacctcctctggtcttaccctcatctgatggcccttccttgtatcatggagcttcacacttggggcacttgtccaagcctttgtatttttctccatggtacaatatgcaattattggaacacgcgtggattttttcaacctcgagaccgattgggtagatcatttgcttggccaagtatgtcttttctagcaattcattttttctgggagcatttttcttattatacctaacaactgatcgaagcctttatcgctcaatccgtttatcgatttgaactctaacatcaTGATGTCGGTTTTCAGTTTGCTCATTagacaattcttatacaatggtgttttgccatcttatcTTATTTTCTCTAGTTTTCTTAGCTACCTTACACAAAGACATCCGgcctctacattacgtagcagctgagaaataccattgttattatcctcggtgtcgtcagttagcgtgttcctaaacacattattaactttggccataggttctgtgttgacaccggattcctcgtcagcatcgtggatagCTACGTCAggtatgtccacatcatcatcgttttcctacggaacattcacaccaacctcaccatgcatagtccatatcgtatagtttggcatgaactccctggtaatcaagtgtgatcgtatagactcaatttgacgaaagttcctttgattcttgtaatctttgcataggcagaagacagggttcccattcccagcatgggctttggcatcagtgataaactggctgacgctatgcatgtaccgcttctccgttcgggacagatgcatccactctcgatctatctctgcacaaaaaaatattgagatagtaattacaaagaattaataagaaatcgaacttcataaacaacaattgtagctcaaaagtaccatttttggaaagcattattgtacactaattattggaaaatttaaattggtagccccagccctgtaaattgaaaatcgtagtaaaaaaataattattgcacaataataaagaacaactattctactccatgccacataaaaatggagacacttattttaaaaaagattaaaattggagacatgatcatgaacaacaatgtagctccaaacaatgcccatataaattgaaaaacGTAGCCCCATaaaaaattattgcacaataatgaagaacaattattctactccatgccacataaaaatagaGACACTAATTTTAAAAATAAGTCTTAAATTAGAGatatgatcatgaacaacaatgtagctccaaataATGCGTTGTTATGTGACACATAGATTAATTTTCTCAAtaaattgtaaaagaatctactctacttctaagaactaattacagcatcacatactaacaatgatgatcttgatcaCCATGAAATAATTAGCTAGAAATTTAAATATGTTCTTAGACACTAATCTTttagatgatggattcaccacaactTGAGTCTTGCATAAATGTCcaattagaaaagtgctctctagaatggagaaagaattagaatgagaatcaagcaatgtagccatcaaaataaagctaattaagcaacaaaatcaaaggagtggatgcttgttactaaccttaaagcaaaaagatcaagcatttcttcaaaatccaagcgttagcttcatggtgaagagcagccgcaacaatggagggaagggcccaaactcgtgcctctgttctcgggatgaaaGAGATGAGGAaagagaggacggctgcagtctttttgtgttgtaggcttatcatctTTGATTCATGgatagaaccaacagtgatagagCTCAATTACTGTCGGCTCTTGGCATGAACTGACAGTAATATGTGGCCATCAAGCCAATGCCGGTTAGAGacacaaccggcagtgatagttgtCATCACTGCTGGTTCGGTCACATCCCAAATCAATTCTGGTTTTCAGAgcaaagaaccgacagtgaagggtcAACACTGCCGGTTCTTCTAATTTCGACAGTGATAAGACCGGCAGTGAAGTGCTATTATGTAGTAGTGCTGGATCCATCTATGCACACAGCCACACAATTCATTCATACAATGACGACACAAATTAAATGGTACATCTATCAGAAAGTCACACATGTACATACTGAACTAATTTATATGTGACAAGCATTGGTCGATCGATATGCTGAATTGGGTTCCCTGGCTAACAAAGAGACAAACGATCAACCGGTCCAATTTTTAACCATGCAGTATCTTAAAAGGTTCTCGGAAATGCTAAACAAGGACAAGTCCTGATTTCACAGCATTAAAAAATATTACGGAATATTCTGCAATTATGAAGAAATGAGCTAGCTCCCACATGCAAAACCCCCCACTAGCTACTAGTAGTATTACACTATTACTAATCTTTCACAAAAAACCATTTCCTAACTGCCCCACTTCCCCATTTTCCTCTTTATAATCCTCCtcccaccatcaccaccaccgcctctctcTCTAGACCTCAACGATACCACCACCACCATTAGTGTTCTTGAGAGAGAGACGGGAGTGGAGAGCAGAGATGAGAGAGAGATTGAGCAGGTAACAACAGCCTCTTCTCccatctctgtctctctctcctcTACTCAGAGTCACAGGCGCAAGAGAGCGAGTATGATGTGGTCGCATGAGCCGGCAGCGGAGCAGAAGGCGGCGGCGACTCGGCAGCGGAGCTCCGTGGCCAAGCTGACGACGGCGTCCTCGTCCTTGGCGAACCTCCTCTCGGTCTTCGTCGGGGCGAATAAGAACAACTCCCCGGCGGACCCGAGGCCGCAGCCGAGGCGGAGCTTCGACGAGGGCGGCGGCGTCGGGCTGGGCATCGTCGCGGCCATGAGCCACGCCTGCCTGACCGGGGCCGGGGCTGGCGCCGGGGCCGAGCCGATCGCCATCGGCGCCGCGGCTAGGCGGTGCGCGCGCGAGGATGACGAGAGCTACACGTGCGTCATCACGCACGTGGCCGGCGCTGGCGGCGGCAGCGTCCGGAAGCGGGTCTACTTTGGgttcggcgacggcggcggctggctcgtggaagccgacgaggaggcgccggcgccggcgccggactTCCTGAGCCGATGCTGCCTCTGTGACAAGAGGCTTGATGGGCTCGATATCTACATGTACAGGTGTGCACCGTAATCGTTCATTTCTTTCTTAGATTAGAGAAGAGTTTTTTTCTCAGAAACTTTAGTTCAGCACTCATAGTATGGTGCACTTACTAGAACTCATTATTTGCtaaaaaaaacttaaaaaatCATTCTTGCCTATTGGTCATGTGAATAACATCCCATCACTGCTATGTATCCCCTTTCTTTCAAATTGCAAGTTATTTTGTTTTTTCTACATGTATATAGACTTCAGTACACACCTAAATATAACATCGTATATCTAGATGTATAGTAAAATTTATATATCTAAGAAAGCTAAAACTATTTAGGGCATGTTTGACACGGCTCTGTCTTCGGTTATGGTAGTAGCTTATTCGGAGAAGTTATTTTATAGTGAACAGTATAGGAACCGGAGCCATTTTTTAGCCATGAACTAGAGCTGCAAAAAATTAGCTCACTTGAAAAGGTGGTGTGCCAAATAGACCCTTACAATATAGAATAGAGAGACAGCACCTTAAGTTAATGATTAACTATTATAGGCGTGAATTTGAAACTACAATAATCAAATACACGACTAGAGTCGATTCACGATTTTCGTGCAGTTTTATACAGTTCATCGTCCTTTCCCTTTTTATTCAAGATGCTCAAGTATGGTCTTCCTAGAGGACAAAAGCATAGTTTTGTCTATGTGCTGCAGTAGTATATTACGTATTAGACAGCTGCTGCAATACTTCAGGTACAATATGCCAGTACATCTAATAAACTACAGTACATCAATAATTAGTATTCCTCAGTGCTCCCATATAATTAGCCTGAGAAGATATTTTTTTCTCTAAAGTTTTAACCCAAATGAATAAGAATATAGCTCGTATTCATTTAGTGCCACAAAACTCCAGTCGTTCTGCTTTTGAATATCTCAACTATCAAGACTTCCTCATACTTCATACTAACAAGCAGCTGAAAAGATTGAATTCCTTAAATATTGACTACCTGTTTATTATTCTTGGCCTCATCAAATTTGCAGAGGGGAGAAAGCCTTCTGCAGCTCAGAGTGCCGATGCCAGCAGATGCTAATGGACGACCGCGCTGACAAGTGTGGATCCGAAGCCTTCATCAGGTCCGGCGACTACTCGTACTCGGTTTCGCCGCATTCTGCCCCGATGGCCTTCTCGCCGAGCGTCGCAGCAGCCTAGCAGATGGACTACTCGCCCTCAAGCAGCTCCTCTATGAGCAAGGAGTCTAGCTAGAAGAGACTAAAGTCTAAACGGGCCGTTTAAACAAATGGGTCATATATAGAGTAATTTATAAAATGCTTCTTAATTAGGACATGAATAAAAGCGAGGGAGAAAGTTTTGAGACTCAGCAAGATGTTAAACACTTTTGCGTGcttgaattttattttatttttgttctTGTTGGAAGTGAAAGAAGACGTCCGGTCACACGTAAAGGACGAGATCGTCCGAGACCGCACACGGCAAGGCCAACCAGTAATCTGGGTTTTGACACTCGTTTTCCACCTGGAACACCTATGAATGTCTCCTAGCAAGACACGTCGGGGAGGAGCACAACAAGAGTGTCCTAAGATTGGCAAGGCAACCTAAAACGCCAACAAATCTCGTTGAGAGGGGTGTTAGACAACAAAAGGTTAAAAGAGCTTGAGGTAGAAGGGTAGTAgtagattgttttttttttcggaATGATTGTGTATGATTAACTCAATCAGCCGTGATTCTCTAATATACATACCTATTTCACATGACACTTGTAAGTTTCCCACGAGATCGGACGAGTTCCCATCGAATTAGGGTTGAAATTGACTTGGACAGCCAAAACCGGCTCAGGCCGGTTTTTCTAACCACCAGAAATAACCCTGCCAAACCTGCCTAGGCCGGTTTCTTTAGCCCATGCACATGGCCCAGGACAAACTGGCTTGGGCAGGTTTTTCTAGGATATGATTTCTTTGTTTATCATTGACCGCCTCGATTTCATTTCACTATCAACATATGCCCTTATATTTTTAATCCAAACATATGTGAGTttaaaaacacatgaaaacaatAGCAACGATGTTAAGTTCATCGACTATTTTTTTGTTCTTAAGGGCGATATATGTAAATCGACCATTGTTTGGACAACACTCAGTCTTCTTGCCAAACACTAGGGAAATCTTTTTAAAATACCTCTAGTTGATTGCTCTTGAGAGATGATCACCTTGCAACGTCTCTAGCATATAAGAATTCCCTAATACTACTTTGATCACTTTATATGGatcttcccaatttggagaccactTGTCAAACTTATTGCTCTTCTCCCAAGTGGTAGAACGGTCTTCCACACCAAATCCTtaacttggaatgatttgctttTAACTTTCTTGTTGTAAGCTTGGGCAACATGAGCTTTGTCCCTCTCAATATCCTTTAGGGCTTTAATTCTTTAATTAGTCACCTCATCGAGCTCATGATACATGGCAGCAGTTTGACCATTTTGTTTAGCTAACCTATATGCACCAAATTCACCTCGCCATGCAACACAACTTCCTGTCCATTGGAGTAACTTTAGCAgtactatgtctagatatatgaTGAGCCCATAAAGCTTCAGACAAAACCTCATGCCATCTTCTAGTATTGTCCTTAGTCTTTTCCTTGACAAGCTTGATCAAACTCTTATTGCTTAACTCAGCCTAGCCATTAGCTTGATCTTATATGATTCTTCAAACTCTCGCACTTCTTTTGACACAAAAGGCATTCCTTGACCTATAGTTAAAATTTGAGGGACACTAAACCTATGAATAATATGCTTTGTGATGAACTCAATTACTTTCTTGTGTGTCATGTTCTTCAAAGGTACAAGTTCGGTCAACTTTGTAAAATAATTCGTGGCAACCAACACGAAGCGATGCTCCTTTGAAGCAAGAATTGTTAATGGATAATTAAAGCACCAGAGCTCCAAGTTCAAGGATTACAGGGCGCCTTTTGTTCTTCTACTACGCTAGACTGGATTCGTCGAGCAGGGATCTTGTAAGGAACATAGACCATAAAAGGCCTAGTGATTTTGGTGGTTAAATGACAACATAGCCTTTAGGACTAACATTGTTTTCTACTATACAAGGTATTTAGTCCTAGGGATGCAAAGATGAACTTGAACTAGGTTAAGGTGAAGATCAAGCAATCAACACCTCAAAGGAAGATGAAAGACAGGCATGTAAGATCCTAGAAGataaacaagaagctcaagacatCTAGAAGAAGTCGTCCGGACAAAAGGGCGCAAATAAACAACACCCAATCGGCACCAGATAAAGCAGGCTCATCTTCACCGTAGTTATGAGATTCCTAACAAGACAATGTACCTTACTATAGTTGAGGGAGCTCAGTCACTTCGCTTGTAGAAAATGAAGGTGCATTTGCTGCTGAGATTCCTAACAAGACAATGTACCTTACTATAGTTGAGGGAGCTCAGTCACTTCGCTTGTAGAAAATGAAGGTGCATTTGCTGCTGCTTGAATATTGACTAGAAGCAAGAACATTTAAT encodes:
- the LOC136471196 gene encoding FCS-Like Zinc finger 12-like; the protein is MMWSHEPAAEQKAAATRQRSSVAKLTTASSSLANLLSVFVGANKNNSPADPRPQPRRSFDEGGGVGLGIVAAMSHACLTGAGAGAGAEPIAIGAAARRCAREDDESYTCVITHVAGAGGGSVRKRVYFGFGDGGGWLVEADEEAPAPAPDFLSRCCLCDKRLDGLDIYMYRGEKAFCSSECRCQQMLMDDRADKCGSEAFIRSGDYSYSVSPHSAPMAFSPSVAAA